From a region of the Panicum virgatum strain AP13 chromosome 2K, P.virgatum_v5, whole genome shotgun sequence genome:
- the LOC120695477 gene encoding F-box protein SKIP23-like, protein MAAQGPPAARSMPDWSSGLPSELLEVIGKRLASGTDAASFRSVCSPWRDAVPFAALAPLLLLPFGPDSERVTLYSVDEEKAFSLPLPPGARGKVPCGASCGWLALMDGSAAVTLLNPFTGARVELPPADDDVASASSMLVSRKDDGRWVLHHEDDYGNAAAASAIELVC, encoded by the coding sequence ATGGCGGCTCAGGGGCCTCCGGCGGCGAGATCCATGCCGGACTGGAGCTCCGGCCTCCCATCGGAGCTCCTCGAGGTCATCGGGAAGCGCCTCGCCTCCGGCACCGACGCGGCGTCGTTCCGGTCCGTCTGCTCGCCGTGGCGCGACGCCGTGCCGTTCGCGGCCTTGGCGCCCCTCCTGCTGCTCCCGTTCGGGCCCGACTCGGAGCGCGTCACGCTCTACAGCGTCGACGAGGAGAAGGCCTTCTCCCTGCCGCTCccgccgggcgcgcgcggcAAGGTGCCGTGCGGCGCGTCGTGCGGGTGGCTGGCGCTCATGGACGGGTCCGCGGCCGTCACGCTGCTGAACCCCTTCACCGGGGCCCGCGTCGAGCTCCCTccggccgacgacgacgtcgcgTCCGCCTCCTCGATGCTCGTGTCCAGGAAGGACGACGGCCGGTGGGTGCTCCACCACGAGGACGACTACGGGAACGCGGCTGCCGCCAGCGCCATCGAGCTAGTCTGCTAG